In Silene latifolia isolate original U9 population chromosome 3, ASM4854445v1, whole genome shotgun sequence, a single window of DNA contains:
- the LOC141649763 gene encoding uncharacterized protein LOC141649763 — protein MEGLLKALRGLGDQVRWPKPHTQNRPNDDIDNSKRCEWHQDIGHRTEDCYRLRREVKFQDRREAANQVLPSAPPICTKIINVIAGGSELSGLTYSAAKRKATESKGDHPETLYRVSQSNLPPVTFDETDIESGAEQHDDALTITLSIGNCTVRKALVDTGSSVNLIMLETLKTMGFDKENLIKKSVPLVGFSGETAHSVGEITIPTYIEGVNKLVRYLVIEGPTTYNVILGRPWLH, from the exons ATGGAAGGGTTGCTGAAAGCACTAAGAGGCTTAGGTGATCAGGTGAGGTGGCCAAAGCCTCACACTCAGAATCGACCCAACGACGACATAGACAATAGCAAGAGATGTGAATGGCATCAGGACATAGGGCACAGAACAGAAGACTGCTACAGGCTGCGTAGGGAAGTAAAGTTCCAG GACAGGAGAGAAGCAGCGAATCAGGTGCTTCCTTCTGCCCCACCCATATGCACGAAAATTATTAACGTGATAGCAGGCGGATCCGAGCTATCGGGTTTAACATATTCCGCCGCTAAGAGGAAAGCCACCGAAAGTAAAGGGGATCATCCAGAGACTTTGTATAGGGTAAGCCAGAGCAATTTACCCCCGGTAACTTTCGAcgaaaccgacatagaaagcggCGCAGAGCAACATGACGACGCCCTAACTATAACATTATCCATTGGCAATTGCACCGTACGAAAAGCATTAGTGGATACAGGGAGTTCTGTGAACCTCATCATGCTGGAAACCCTCAAAACCATGGGTTTTGACAAAGAGAACCTGATAAAGAAATCTGTAcccctggtaggattcagtggtgagacTGCACATTCGGTAGGTGAGATAACCATCCCAACGTATATTGAAGGAGTTAACAAACTGGTGAGATACTTGGTCATTGAGGGTCCGACCACTTACAACgtgatactaggaagaccatggctgcatTAG